CGACGCGGCCAAGGCGAAGGCGGCGTACACCGCCGCCGGTGGCCCGGCCAAGCTGCAGATCTCGTACAACGGTGACGGTGGGCACAAGGAGTGGGTGGACGCCACCTGCAACCAGCTCAAGACCAACCTGGGTGTGGAGTGCGTCGGCACCGCCGAGCCGAAGTTCGCTGACCTGCTGACCAAGGTGGAGTCGAAGACCCCGGTCGGCATGTTCCGCATGGGCTGGGTCATGGACTACCCGTCCATGGAGAACTACCTCGGCCCGCTGTACAGCACCAACGGTTCGTCGAACTACTACGGCTACAGCAACCCGGCCTTCGACGCCCTGGTCAAGGAGGGTGCCTCGGCGCCGAGCCTCGACGAGGCGATCAAGAAGTACCAGGCGGCCGAGGACATCCTCGTCCAGGACATGCCGGTGATTCCGCTGCGGTTCGGGCAGAACACGTTCGGCCACTCGAACAAGGTCAAGAACGTGGAGATCGACCTGTTCAACCGGGTCAATCTGCTGAAGATCGAAGCCGTCAGCTGAACTGACCGCTGAGCGGCGGACGGTCCGGGTCACCAGCTAGGAGTTGCGTGACCCGGACCGTCCGACGAGTGGTCCGTTTGTCGGGCGGTGCCCGATCCAGACGGGCCATCTCCGTGGCGTCACCGGTGACCGTGCGGTGACGCCATCGCCGCGTTCGTATGCGGTCCGCTGTCCACAAGGCAGCCACCGACGCCTGTCCCGTGAAGGACGAAGACATGTTCCGTTTCATAGTCCGGCGCCTGCTGCAGATGGTCCTCACGTTCTTCGGGGCCACCCTGCTCGTCTACGCGCTCATGTTCAGCAATCAGGGCAGCCCCGCACAGGTCATCCAGTCCCTGGTCGGCGAACGCCCGGTCACCCCGGCCCAGGTCGCGGTCCTGACCGAGCGGTACCACCTCAACGAGGGTTTCTGGACCCAGTACGGCTACTACATGAAGGGCCTGCTGCAACTCGACTTCGGCACCTCGCTGACCGGTCGACCGATCGGCGACATGATCGCCCAGGCGTGGCCGGTGACCATCCGGCTCGCCGTGATCGGCGTCCTGTTCGCCATCCTCTTCGGCGTGACCGCGGGCGTCGTCGCCGGCATCCGTCGCGCCGGCGTGTTCGACAATGCCACGCTGATCCTCACCCTGCTACTCATTTCCATCCCGGTGATCGTGCTGGCCCCGCTGGCGCAGTACTTCTTCGGCATCAAGCTCAGCTGGTTCCCGCCCACCGCCGGTGGTGACCCGGACTGGTGGGCACTGTTCCTACCCGGACTGGTGCTGGGGTCGCTCTCGCTCGCCACCTACTCCCGGTTGACCCGTACCTCGGTGGCGGAGAACCTCCGCGCCGACTACGTCCGTACGGCCCGCGCCAAGGGCCTGCCGCGCAGCCGGGTGATCGGGGTACACGTACTGCGCAACTCGCTGATCCCGGTGGTCACCTACATCGGCATCGACATCGGTGGCCTGATGGCCGGCGCCATCATCACCGAGGGCGTGTTCAACATTCCCGGCGTCGGCTTCAACCTCTTCCGCGGCATCCGCACCGAGGACGGACCGCTCGTGGTCGGTTTCGTGAGCCTGCTGGTCATCGTCTTCCTGGTCGCGAACCTGATCGTCGACATCATGTACGCCGTGCTCGACCCGAGGATCCGCTATGAGTAATCTCGAATCGATCGCCGCAGCCGAGACCCCCGCCGCGAACCCCGCACCGGTCGGACCGGCCGGCGCCAAGACCGACAAGCCGCGCAGCCTCGCCGGCGACGCCTGGCGGGACCTACGCCGCAACCCGATCTTCTGGGTCGCCTCCGGATTGGTCCTGCTCTTCGTGGTGATGGCGCTGGTGCCACAGCTCTTCACCCCGGCCGACCCCGCCAGCTGCGCACTGTCCCGGCAGTACGGGGCACCGAGCGGGCGGGCCTGGTTCGGCTACGACTTCCAGGGCTGTGACGTCTTCGCGCGTACGGTCTACGGCGCCCGCGCCTCGATCCAGGTCGGTGTCTTCGCCATGCTGTTGGCCGGCGCCATCGCGCTGGTCGTCGGGCTCTCGTCGGGCTACTTCGGTGGCTGGGTGGACACCATCCTGTCCCGGCTCACCGACATCGTGCTCGGCATCCCGCTGCTGCTGGCCGCGATCGTGCTCGGCAAGCGGCTTGCCGGCGACCGACAGGGGACCGGCATCTGGACCGTGGTGATCGTGCTCGGGGTACTCGGCTGGACCACCGCGTCGCGGGTGATGCGCTCCTCGGTGATCAGTGCCAAGAACCAGGACTACGTGGCGGCGGCCCGGATGCTCGGCGCCGGGCACGGCCGGATCATGTTCCGGCACATCCTGCCGAACGCGCTCGCCCCCTTCGTGGTCGTGCTGACCATCGCGCTCGGCGGGTTCATCTCGGTGGAGGCCACCCTGTCGTTCCTCGGCATCGGGCTGAAGGCACCCGCCGTCTCCTGGGGCATCGACATCTCCAGCTCGCAGCTGCGGGTACGGGAGAACGCCACCCCGCTGATGGCACCCTCCGCGTTCCTGGCGCTGACCGTGCTCGCCTTCATCATGCTCGGCGACGCGATCCGCGACGCCTTCGACCCGAAGCTGCGGTAGGAGAATCCGGTGACCGACATCAAGGCACAAATCGACGTCCTACCCGGATTGGACCACTCCGCCCCGCTGCTTCAGGTGACCGACCTGCACGTGGAGTTCCGTACCGTCAACGGTGTCGCGCACGCGGTGAACGGGGCCAACTTCACCGTCCAGGCGGGAGAGACCCTGGCCATCCTCGGCGAGTCCGGGTGTGGCAAGTCGGTGACCGCGCAGGCGATCATGGGCATCCTGGACACCCCACCCGGTTACGTGACCCGGGGTGAGGTCCGCTACCGCGGGCTCGACCTGCTGAAGCTCTCCGAGGAGCAGCGGCGGAAGGTACGCGCCAACAGGATCGCCATGATCTTCCAGGACGCGCTCTCCGCGCTCAACCCGGTCTTCTCGGTGGGCTTCCAGCTCGGCGAACTGATGCGGGTGCACCGGGGCATGTCCCGGAAGGCCGCCCACCAGCGGTCGATCGAGCTGCTCGACCTGGTGAAGATTCCGGGCGCCCGGCAGCGGATCAACGACTACCCGCACCAGTTCTCCGGCGGTATGCGGCAGCGGGTGATGATCGCGATGGCGCTGGCCCTCGACCCGGAGGTGCTGATCGCGGACGAACCCACCACCGCACTGGACGTCACGGTCCAGGCCCAGATCATGAACCTGCTGGCGGAACTCCGCCGGGAACGGAACATGGGCCTGATCCTGATCACCCACGACATGGGGGTGGTCGCCGACGTCGCCGACCGGATCTCGGTGATGTACGCCGGCAAGGTGGTGGAAGAGGCGGGAGTCTTCGACATCTACGCCCGGCCGGCGCACCCGTACACCAAGGCCCTGCTGGAATCGATCCCCCGGGTCGACCTCAGGGGCCAGAAGCTGAACGTGATCAAAGGGCTGCCGCCGAACCTGACGAACATCCCACCGGGCTGTGCCTTCAACCCCAGGTGCCGGTACGCCCAGGACGTCTGCCGGGCGGACCCGCCGCCGCAGGCGTACCAGGTGGCCGAGAACCGGACCTCGCGCTGCCACTTCTGGAAGGACGTGTTGGGCGATGAGTGACGTCGTGCTGCGGACCCAGAACCTGGTGAAGCACTTCCCGATCACCCGGGGCATCGTGTTCCAGAGCCAGATCGGCGCGGTCCGCGCGGTTGACGGGATCAACCTCGAACTGCGCCGGGGCGAGACCCTCGGTGTGGTGGGCGAGTCCGGCTGCGGCAAGTCGACCCTGGCGAAGCTGCTGGTCGGGCTGGAGAAGCCGACCTCGGGCACGATCGACGTCCGGGGCCAGGACATGACCCGGCTGAGCGGCCAGACGTTGCGTCGGGCTCGGCGCAACATCCAGATGGTGTTGCAGGACCCGTACACCTCGCTGAACCCTCGGATGACCGTCGGCGACATCATCGGCGAGCCCTTCGACATCCACCCGGATGTCGCACCTCGGGGCGAGCGGCAGAAGCGGGTGCAGGACCTGATCGACCTGGTCGGGCTCAATCCGGACCACATCAACCGGTACCCGCACCAGTTCTCCGGCGGTCAGCGGCAGCGGATCGGGATCGCCCGGGCGTTGGCGCTCAACCCGGAGATCATCATTTGTGACGAGCCGGTGTCGGCGTTGGACGTGTCGATCCAGGCGCAGGTGATCAACCTGTTGGAGAAGCTCCAGGACGAGTTGGGGCTCTCGTACGTGTTCATCGCGCACGATCTGTCGGTGGTTCGGCACATCGCCGACCGGGTGGCGGTGATGTATCTCGGCAAGATCGTGGAGGTCGGTACGAACGAGGAGATCTACGAGCGGCCGACCCACCCGTACACGCAGGCGCTGCTCTCCGCCGTACCGGTCCCGGACCCCACCCTGCGTGGGCATCGGGACCAGATCGTGCTGGAGGGTGACGTGCCGTCGCCGGCCAACCCGCCCTCGGGCTGCCGGTTCCGTACCCGCTGCTGGAAGGCCCAGAGCATCTGCGCCGAGCAGGATCCACCGCTGGTGGAACGGGAGCATTCCGGTCACCCGAGCGCATGCCACTTCGCCGAGGAGCGGGACGTGGTGCACGCGGTCGAATAGGCCGGGTCAGACGCCGGCGGTCGGCCCCACCCGGCTGCGCCACCGGTGAAGGTAGTGCCTCCTCAGTGTCCGGGGCGTCGGCCGTCATCCATGCGACCGGCGCCCCGGACCGCTCGCCGGGCCGCGTCGCCGGGCTGTCGGTTCGGCGCCGGTTCGGTCAGAGCGGTCCGCGGCCGGCGCGCAGCACCAGCAGTGCGAGCTGCGTTCCGTCCGCGCCCAGGGCGATGCGGAACTTGTCCAGGATCTCCCGTTCGCGGGAGAGCACCAGGCGGGTGCCGCCGGAGGCGACGCGGGTCGCGCCGACCTGCTGGGACAGGCTCGCCCGTTCCTGCCAGAGAGCGATCAACGCGTTGTCGATCTCGTTGATCCGGTCGCGCATGGCGAGGATCCGCTGCGCGGCCTCGGGTGAGTCGGTGCCGGTCTGCGTGGTCCCGGACTTGTCGGATGCGGCGGAGTCGGTCGGCTGCTCAAGCATGTGTGCGGTCATTTCTGGGCTCCCGAGCGGGTTGGCCCCCAGCGTCCAGACACCCGAAGCAAAACGCCCCGGGCTCCAGGAGCCCGGGGCGTTTCGTAGGTTTTAGATCAGGCGCTACCTACGGCTGCCGGACTCCCGGAGCCATAGTAAAAGTAGAAGCGCGCCTGCTGGATCACGAATCGAGTATGCACACCCTGGCCCTTGCGCGCAAGTGCCCCGGTAAGGAAGGGCCCCCTCTTATCGTTTACGGAGGTGAAGGGGCCCTTGCCAACGTTGCCGGCCGGGCTGGTGGGTCAGCCGAGACGGGTGATGCGGTTTGCGGGACCGGGGGTGACCGGCGCCCCGGCGCCCAGGTACGCGACCAGCGCGTCGACGTCGAACCCGGGCGCGGTGGTCCGGTCCGTGCCCCCGGTGAGCAGGGTGAAGCCGTCGCCGCCGTTGGCCAGGAAGTCGTTCGTGGTGACCCGGTAGCTGGCGGCCGGGTCGACCGGCGTACCGCCCAGCGTCAGGGCGCTGACCCGTCCACCCGCCGGCAGGCTGGTGTCGTAGCTGTAGCTGAAACCGGCCGAAACTTGCAGGACCCGCTGGCTGGTCTGCCCGTTGAAGCCGACGAACTGCTGTTCCAGTACGTCCTTCAGCTGGGCGCCGGTGAAGGTCTGGGTGACCACCAGGTTGTTGAACGGCTGGACGGTGAACGCCTCGCCGTAGGTGATCTGGCCGGGCGCCTCGCCACCGGTCGAGGCGGCGTACGTCAGTGAGGCGCGGATGCCGCCCGGATTCATCAGTGCGAGCTGGGCGCCGGTCGAGGCGGTCCAGGCGAGTTGTGCGTCGGCGATCACGTCACCGAGTGGGCTCTCCTGGTTCGGCTGGTTGTCCCGGACGATGTCGGCGCTGATCGTCCCGACCACCCGGTTGGCGATCGGGGCGACCGCGTTGCGGTACTTGTCGGCGAGCGCCTTCGCCCTCGGGTCCACCAGGGCCGGGTTGCGGACGAAGTTGCCCGGGGTGGTCTGCTGCCAGGTCCCGTCCGCGTTGCGTACGCCGTTCTCGACGATGACGTTGCGGGCGGTGATCTCGCTGAACCGGCCGGTCCGGCGGTCCAGCGAGTAGTCGATGTCGGTGATCAGCTGGCCGTTGGTGCCGGCGCTGGTGACCACGGTCGGCGTGCCCGAGGAGTTCGGCAGCGAGCAGGAGTACGCGCGGTGCGTGTGACCGCTGACGACCAGTCCGAACTCGGGCCGCAGCCCGGCCACGATCGGCACCAGCGGACCGGAGAAGTTGGTGCACTCGGACGGGCCGCCGGACTGCGTGCCGCCCTCGTGCAGGAGCAGGACCTGGGCCTTCACTCCGGCGAGCCGGAGCAGGCCGCCCCAGAGGTTGGCGGCCTCGATCTCGTCGGTGAAGCGGACCGAGCTGATGCCGGCGGGGTTGACGATGCCCGGGGTTCCCTCCAACGTGAGCCCGACGAAGCCGACCGGTACGCCGTCGACGATCCGGATGTCCACCGGCGGGAGGATCGGCAGCCCGGTACGCCGGCTCACCGTGTTCGCGGCGAGGTAGCTGAACCGCGCACCGGCGAAGCCGTCCCCGTCCTGGCAGCCGTCGACCGGGTGGCAGCCGCCCCGGTTGATCCGGAGCAGTTCCTCGACCCCCTCATCGAACTCGTGGTTGCCCACCGAACTGATCTCCAGTCCGATCTCGTCCATGAGTTCGATCGTCGGTTCGTCATGGAAGGCGGCGCTGACCAGCGGGGTGGCGCCGATCAGGTCACCGGCGCCGACGGTGGTGCTCCGGCGTCCCTCGGCGGTGGCCTCGGCGCGGAGCTTCCTGAGCCAGGTCGCCAGGTATTCGACCCCGCCGGCCGGGGTGCCGTTGACCGCGGCGCCGCTGCCGGTAGGCGGGTCGATGGCGCCGTGGAAGTCGTTGTAGCTGAGGAAGTTGCCCTTGGCCGGACGACCGAGGGGCTGGTGGTAGGAGACCGAGACCGGGTCGAGGGCGGTCCAGCGCTCGGCACCGGCCGACGGGTCACCGGTCGGGGCGAGGGGCAGGGTGGTGACGACGGCGAGGGCGAGGGCGGGTACCGCGAATCGCCGCAGCGCCGCCCAACCGTCCGTACGCGGTTTGCTCATCCGGATTCTTCCCATCAGGTGCGGGTGAGTTTTCCTGGTCGGTATCCGGTCATCGTTCTCGATCGGTCGGGAACCCACCAGTACGCGCGGGTGACGAGTTGGTTGCCGGTCGGCAGGGGAGTCCGAAGGTGTCGGCCCGGCGGCATAGACTCGCGCTGCGATGCATGCTCTCTTCGAAACCCCGCCGACCCAGCCCTCGACCCCGCCCCAGCCTCCGGGGTCCCAGCCCTCGCCGCCGCCCCGGTCGTCGGCGCCGTTCCCGTCGCCCGTGGCGCGTCCGCCGTTCCCGGCCGGGGACCCACAGGCCCTGCTGACCGGGTTGAACGGCCCGCAGCGCGACGCGGTGACGCACGCCGGTTCCCCGTTGCTGATCGTGGCGGGTGCGGGTTCCGGCAAGACCCGGGTGCTGACCCACCGGATCGCCTATCTGCTCGCGGCCCGGCAGGTGCATCCCGGTGAGATCATCGCGATCACCTTCACCAACAAGGCCGCCGGGGAGATGAAGGAGCGGGTGGCCGCCCTGGTCGGTCCCCGGGCCCGGCTGATGTGGGTCTCCACGTTCCACTCCGCCTGCGTACGGATCCTCCGGGCGGAGCACGAGCACGCCGGTCTGAAGTCGACCTTCTCCATTTACGACGCGGACGACTCGCGGCGGTTGATGCAGATGGTCGCCCGGGAACTGGATCTCGACCCGAAGCGCTATCCGGCGCGCGGGTTGGCGGCCCAGGTTTCCAACCTGAAGAACGAGCTGATCGACCCGGAGGAGTTCGCCGGCCGGGCGAAGGGGCCGAACGAGCGCGCGCTGGCCGAGGCGTACACCCGCTACCAGCAGCGCCTGCGGGAGGCGCACGCGCTCGACTTCGACGACCTGATCATGACCACGGTGCATCTGTTGCAGTCCCACCCGCACGTGGCGGAGAGCTACCGGCGCCGGTTCCGGCACGTGCTGGTCGACGAGTACCAGGACACCAACCACGCCCAGTACACGTTGATCAAGGAGCTGGTCGGGAGCGAGTCGGCCGCGGGTGGGACCGACGGGCTGCCACCGGCCGAGCTCTGCGTGGTCGGTGACGCGGACCAGTCGATCTACGCCTTCCGGGGCGCCACGATCCGCAACATCCTGGAGTTCGAACGGGACTTCACCGACGCCCGGACCATTCTGCTGGAGCAGAACTACCGCTCCACCCAGACCATCCTGAACGCGGCCAACGCCGTGATCGACCGGAACACCTCCCGCAAGCCGAAGCGGCTCTGGAGCGACGCCGGTGCGGGGGAGCAGATCGTCGGTTACGTCGCCGACACCGAGCACGCCGAGGCCGACTGGGTGGCCCGGGAGATCGACCGACTGACCGACGAGGGGCTGACCCGGCCGGGCGAGGTTGCCGTCTTCTACCGGACCAACGCCCAGTCGCGGGTGTTCGAGGAAGTGTTCATCCGGGTCGGGCTGCCGTACAAGGTGGTCGGCGGGGTGCGCTTCTACGAGCGCAAGGAGGTACGCGACGCGCTGGCGTACCTGCGTGCGGTGGTCAACGACGACGACACGGTGAGCCTTCGCCGGGTGCTCAACACACCCCGGCGGGGGATCGGTGACCGGGCCGAGGCGTGCGTCGAGGCGCTCGCCGCCCGGGACCGGATCTCGTTCGGGGCCGCGTTGCGGCGGGCTGGCAACGCTCCGGGGATCTCCACCCGGGCCGCCAACTCGATCGCCGACTTCGTCGCCCTGCTCGACGGCGCCCGGGAGTTGGCCCAGACGGCCCCCCCGGAGGAGGTGCTGGAGTCCCTGCTCACCCGCTCGGGATACCTGAGCGAACTGGAGGAGAGCCTCGACCCGCAGGACGCCGGGCGGGTGGAGAACCTCCAGGAACTGGTGAGCGTCGCCCGGGAGTACACCGAACGGGTCGAGGCGCAGGCGGAGGAGGGGGAGGGCGGGGCCACCCTCGCCGGCTTCCTGGAGCAGGTCGCGCTGGTCGCCGACGCCGACCAGATCCCCGACCAGGCGGGTCCGGCGGCCGACGGCGAACAGGCGGAGCAGCCGCAGGGTGTGGTCACGCTGATGACCCTGCACACGGCGAAGGGACTGGAGTTCCCGGTCGTGTTCCTGACCGGCCTGGAGGACGGCGTCTTCCCGCACCTGCGCGCGCTCGGCGACACCCGGGAGCTGGAGGAGGAACGCCGGCTCGCCTATGTCGGCATCACCCGCGCCCGGCAGCGGCTCTACCTGTCCCGCGCGGTCACCCGCTCGGCGTGGGGCCAGCCGTCGTACAACCCGGCGTCGCGGTTCATGGCCGAACTCCCGACCGACCTGGTGCGCTGGGAGCGGACCGAGGGGTCGTACACGTCCTGGTCGGGCACGGGCGGCGGTGTGGGCGGGCGGGCCGGCTACGCCGATTCCGGTTCGGCCGCCCGGGGTGGCGGCTTCACCGGCGGTACGCCGAAGGCCGCGCAGCTCGCCCGGAAGCTGGGCGTCGACGCCAGCCGGTTGGCGACCGCCAGTGAGTTGCCGCAGACGCCGAAGGTGGCGGCCGGGGACCGGGTCAACCACCAGCGGTACGGACTGGGCCGGGTGGTGGCGGTGGAGGGGCACGGGCCGGGTGCGCGGGCTCAGATCGACTTCGGTGACCAGACCATGTGGTTGGTGCTGCGGCACGCGCCGATCGACAAGCTCTGACCCTCCCGGCGATCCGCTCGGCTGGGGTCGGTGCTCAGCAGCCCAGGTCGACGCCGTGTGCCCGCATGAACGGGGCCGGGTCGATCTGGTTCCAGAGCCCGCCCTGGTGCACCTCGAAGTGCAGGTGCGGGCCGGTGGCGTCGCCGGTGGCGCCCTCGTACCCGATGACCTGACCGGCGGTGACCTTGTCGCCCACCTGTACCGCGGTCCGGTTCTGGTGCGCGTAGTGGGTCAGGATGCCGTTGCCGTGGTCGATGACCACGGAGATGCCGTACCCGTCGTAGGCGGCGCCGGCGGTGATCACCGTGCCGGCGGCGGCGGCGTGGATCGGTGT
The Micromonospora pisi DNA segment above includes these coding regions:
- a CDS encoding ABC transporter ATP-binding protein, which encodes MSDVVLRTQNLVKHFPITRGIVFQSQIGAVRAVDGINLELRRGETLGVVGESGCGKSTLAKLLVGLEKPTSGTIDVRGQDMTRLSGQTLRRARRNIQMVLQDPYTSLNPRMTVGDIIGEPFDIHPDVAPRGERQKRVQDLIDLVGLNPDHINRYPHQFSGGQRQRIGIARALALNPEIIICDEPVSALDVSIQAQVINLLEKLQDELGLSYVFIAHDLSVVRHIADRVAVMYLGKIVEVGTNEEIYERPTHPYTQALLSAVPVPDPTLRGHRDQIVLEGDVPSPANPPSGCRFRTRCWKAQSICAEQDPPLVEREHSGHPSACHFAEERDVVHAVE
- a CDS encoding ABC transporter permease, with protein sequence MFRFIVRRLLQMVLTFFGATLLVYALMFSNQGSPAQVIQSLVGERPVTPAQVAVLTERYHLNEGFWTQYGYYMKGLLQLDFGTSLTGRPIGDMIAQAWPVTIRLAVIGVLFAILFGVTAGVVAGIRRAGVFDNATLILTLLLISIPVIVLAPLAQYFFGIKLSWFPPTAGGDPDWWALFLPGLVLGSLSLATYSRLTRTSVAENLRADYVRTARAKGLPRSRVIGVHVLRNSLIPVVTYIGIDIGGLMAGAIITEGVFNIPGVGFNLFRGIRTEDGPLVVGFVSLLVIVFLVANLIVDIMYAVLDPRIRYE
- the pcrA gene encoding DNA helicase PcrA, whose product is MHALFETPPTQPSTPPQPPGSQPSPPPRSSAPFPSPVARPPFPAGDPQALLTGLNGPQRDAVTHAGSPLLIVAGAGSGKTRVLTHRIAYLLAARQVHPGEIIAITFTNKAAGEMKERVAALVGPRARLMWVSTFHSACVRILRAEHEHAGLKSTFSIYDADDSRRLMQMVARELDLDPKRYPARGLAAQVSNLKNELIDPEEFAGRAKGPNERALAEAYTRYQQRLREAHALDFDDLIMTTVHLLQSHPHVAESYRRRFRHVLVDEYQDTNHAQYTLIKELVGSESAAGGTDGLPPAELCVVGDADQSIYAFRGATIRNILEFERDFTDARTILLEQNYRSTQTILNAANAVIDRNTSRKPKRLWSDAGAGEQIVGYVADTEHAEADWVAREIDRLTDEGLTRPGEVAVFYRTNAQSRVFEEVFIRVGLPYKVVGGVRFYERKEVRDALAYLRAVVNDDDTVSLRRVLNTPRRGIGDRAEACVEALAARDRISFGAALRRAGNAPGISTRAANSIADFVALLDGARELAQTAPPEEVLESLLTRSGYLSELEESLDPQDAGRVENLQELVSVAREYTERVEAQAEEGEGGATLAGFLEQVALVADADQIPDQAGPAADGEQAEQPQGVVTLMTLHTAKGLEFPVVFLTGLEDGVFPHLRALGDTRELEEERRLAYVGITRARQRLYLSRAVTRSAWGQPSYNPASRFMAELPTDLVRWERTEGSYTSWSGTGGGVGGRAGYADSGSAARGGGFTGGTPKAAQLARKLGVDASRLATASELPQTPKVAAGDRVNHQRYGLGRVVAVEGHGPGARAQIDFGDQTMWLVLRHAPIDKL
- a CDS encoding ABC transporter permease, whose protein sequence is MSNLESIAAAETPAANPAPVGPAGAKTDKPRSLAGDAWRDLRRNPIFWVASGLVLLFVVMALVPQLFTPADPASCALSRQYGAPSGRAWFGYDFQGCDVFARTVYGARASIQVGVFAMLLAGAIALVVGLSSGYFGGWVDTILSRLTDIVLGIPLLLAAIVLGKRLAGDRQGTGIWTVVIVLGVLGWTTASRVMRSSVISAKNQDYVAAARMLGAGHGRIMFRHILPNALAPFVVVLTIALGGFISVEATLSFLGIGLKAPAVSWGIDISSSQLRVRENATPLMAPSAFLALTVLAFIMLGDAIRDAFDPKLR
- a CDS encoding chorismate mutase — encoded protein: MLEQPTDSAASDKSGTTQTGTDSPEAAQRILAMRDRINEIDNALIALWQERASLSQQVGATRVASGGTRLVLSREREILDKFRIALGADGTQLALLVLRAGRGPL
- a CDS encoding ABC transporter ATP-binding protein: MTDIKAQIDVLPGLDHSAPLLQVTDLHVEFRTVNGVAHAVNGANFTVQAGETLAILGESGCGKSVTAQAIMGILDTPPGYVTRGEVRYRGLDLLKLSEEQRRKVRANRIAMIFQDALSALNPVFSVGFQLGELMRVHRGMSRKAAHQRSIELLDLVKIPGARQRINDYPHQFSGGMRQRVMIAMALALDPEVLIADEPTTALDVTVQAQIMNLLAELRRERNMGLILITHDMGVVADVADRISVMYAGKVVEEAGVFDIYARPAHPYTKALLESIPRVDLRGQKLNVIKGLPPNLTNIPPGCAFNPRCRYAQDVCRADPPPQAYQVAENRTSRCHFWKDVLGDE
- a CDS encoding bifunctional metallophosphatase/5'-nucleotidase, whose amino-acid sequence is MSKPRTDGWAALRRFAVPALALAVVTTLPLAPTGDPSAGAERWTALDPVSVSYHQPLGRPAKGNFLSYNDFHGAIDPPTGSGAAVNGTPAGGVEYLATWLRKLRAEATAEGRRSTTVGAGDLIGATPLVSAAFHDEPTIELMDEIGLEISSVGNHEFDEGVEELLRINRGGCHPVDGCQDGDGFAGARFSYLAANTVSRRTGLPILPPVDIRIVDGVPVGFVGLTLEGTPGIVNPAGISSVRFTDEIEAANLWGGLLRLAGVKAQVLLLHEGGTQSGGPSECTNFSGPLVPIVAGLRPEFGLVVSGHTHRAYSCSLPNSSGTPTVVTSAGTNGQLITDIDYSLDRRTGRFSEITARNVIVENGVRNADGTWQQTTPGNFVRNPALVDPRAKALADKYRNAVAPIANRVVGTISADIVRDNQPNQESPLGDVIADAQLAWTASTGAQLALMNPGGIRASLTYAASTGGEAPGQITYGEAFTVQPFNNLVVTQTFTGAQLKDVLEQQFVGFNGQTSQRVLQVSAGFSYSYDTSLPAGGRVSALTLGGTPVDPAASYRVTTNDFLANGGDGFTLLTGGTDRTTAPGFDVDALVAYLGAGAPVTPGPANRITRLG